A window from Triticum aestivum cultivar Chinese Spring chromosome 6D, IWGSC CS RefSeq v2.1, whole genome shotgun sequence encodes these proteins:
- the LOC123144586 gene encoding zinc finger transcription factor YY1 isoform X2, which translates to MQGLHRRYRWIKEWVPQDLVIAGGPCALYKWVREDRLAALKSKDKEEGACTAKPDPATEVLFLCSYDGCGKTFVDAGALRKHAHVHGERQYVCHYEGCGKKFLDSSKLKRHFLIHTGEKNFVCPHEGCGKAFSLDFNLKAHMKTHFADNYHMCPYPECGRRFTQESKLRAHFRAQHEKNPGGPVMNRNALGDHPHNTAKSLVTPPVPSADRPYVCPYDGCAKAYIHEYKLNLHLKKEHPNHYSDAGAQAGPSRGTVSKNSRRSKPNLTTSMPLAKISKRSGYTVPSPAVSIPEEHQWPRKVLYEDDSEETEEEGDNLEEGGLRYRAASDGDDDEETEEEE; encoded by the exons AGGATAGGTTGGCTGCTCTTAAGTCCAAGGACAAGGAAGAAGGGGCATGCACTGCAAAGCCTGACCCTGCCACTGAGGTTCTTTTCTTATGCAGCTATGATGGCTGTGGGAAAACTTTTGTTGATGCAGGTGCTCTTAGGAAACATGCCCACGTGCATGGGGAGAGGCAGTATGTCTGTCACTACGAGGGATGTGGGAAG AAATTTTTAGATAGCTCTAAGTTGAAGAGGCATTTTCTTATTCATACAGGCGAGAAGAACTTCGTCTGCCCTCATGAAGGTTGTGGCAAG GCTTTCTCATTGGATTTTAATTTGAAGGCACACATGAAAACCCATTTTGCGGATAACTATCATATGTGTCCATACCCAGAATGTGGTCGAAGATTTACACAGGAATCTAAACTAAGGGCTCATTTCAGGGCACAGCATGAGAAG AATCCAGGTGGGCCTGTAATGAACCGCAATGCACTAGGAGATCACCCTCATAACACAGCGAAATCTCTGGTAACACCACCAGTTCCATCAGCTGATCGTCCGTATGTCTGCCCTTACGATGGGTGTGCCAAGGCATACATTCACGAGTACAAACTTAACCTCCATTTGAAGAAAGAGCACCCCAACCACTATTCAGATGCTGGTGCTCAAGCTGGTCCGTCGAGGGGCACAGTATCGAAGAATTCCCGTAGAAGCAAGCCAAACCTCACAACCAGCATGCCACTCGCCAAGATCTCTAAGCGCAGCGGTTATACGGTGCCATCTCCAGCTGTCAGTATCCCTGAGGAGCATCAGTGGCCAAGGAAGGTGTTGTACGAAGATGATAGTGAGGAGACCGAGGAAGAGGGAGATAACCTTGAGGAGGGGGGATTGAGATACAGAGCTGCTAGCGACGGCGATGACGATGAGGAGACGGAGGAAGAAGAATGA
- the LOC123144586 gene encoding zinc finger transcription factor YY1 isoform X3 gives MQGLHRRYRWIKEWVPQDLVIAGGPCALYKWVREDRLAALKSKDKEEGACTAKPDPATEVLFLCSYDGCGKTFVDAGALRKHAHVHGERQYVCHYEGCGKARRTSSALMKAFSLDFNLKAHMKTHFADNYHMCPYPECGRRFTQESKLRAHFRAQHEKSGAQNPGGPVMNRNALGDHPHNTAKSLVTPPVPSADRPYVCPYDGCAKAYIHEYKLNLHLKKEHPNHYSDAGAQAGPSRGTVSKNSRRSKPNLTTSMPLAKISKRSGYTVPSPAVSIPEEHQWPRKVLYEDDSEETEEEGDNLEEGGLRYRAASDGDDDEETEEEE, from the exons AGGATAGGTTGGCTGCTCTTAAGTCCAAGGACAAGGAAGAAGGGGCATGCACTGCAAAGCCTGACCCTGCCACTGAGGTTCTTTTCTTATGCAGCTATGATGGCTGTGGGAAAACTTTTGTTGATGCAGGTGCTCTTAGGAAACATGCCCACGTGCATGGGGAGAGGCAGTATGTCTGTCACTACGAGGGATGTGGGAAG GCGAGAAGAACTTCGTCTGCCCTCATGAAG GCTTTCTCATTGGATTTTAATTTGAAGGCACACATGAAAACCCATTTTGCGGATAACTATCATATGTGTCCATACCCAGAATGTGGTCGAAGATTTACACAGGAATCTAAACTAAGGGCTCATTTCAGGGCACAGCATGAGAAG TCTGGTGCACAGAATCCAGGTGGGCCTGTAATGAACCGCAATGCACTAGGAGATCACCCTCATAACACAGCGAAATCTCTGGTAACACCACCAGTTCCATCAGCTGATCGTCCGTATGTCTGCCCTTACGATGGGTGTGCCAAGGCATACATTCACGAGTACAAACTTAACCTCCATTTGAAGAAAGAGCACCCCAACCACTATTCAGATGCTGGTGCTCAAGCTGGTCCGTCGAGGGGCACAGTATCGAAGAATTCCCGTAGAAGCAAGCCAAACCTCACAACCAGCATGCCACTCGCCAAGATCTCTAAGCGCAGCGGTTATACGGTGCCATCTCCAGCTGTCAGTATCCCTGAGGAGCATCAGTGGCCAAGGAAGGTGTTGTACGAAGATGATAGTGAGGAGACCGAGGAAGAGGGAGATAACCTTGAGGAGGGGGGATTGAGATACAGAGCTGCTAGCGACGGCGATGACGATGAGGAGACGGAGGAAGAAGAATGA
- the LOC123144586 gene encoding zinc finger transcription factor YY1 isoform X1, with product MQGLHRRYRWIKEWVPQDLVIAGGPCALYKWVREDRLAALKSKDKEEGACTAKPDPATEVLFLCSYDGCGKTFVDAGALRKHAHVHGERQYVCHYEGCGKKFLDSSKLKRHFLIHTGEKNFVCPHEGCGKAFSLDFNLKAHMKTHFADNYHMCPYPECGRRFTQESKLRAHFRAQHEKSGAQNPGGPVMNRNALGDHPHNTAKSLVTPPVPSADRPYVCPYDGCAKAYIHEYKLNLHLKKEHPNHYSDAGAQAGPSRGTVSKNSRRSKPNLTTSMPLAKISKRSGYTVPSPAVSIPEEHQWPRKVLYEDDSEETEEEGDNLEEGGLRYRAASDGDDDEETEEEE from the exons AGGATAGGTTGGCTGCTCTTAAGTCCAAGGACAAGGAAGAAGGGGCATGCACTGCAAAGCCTGACCCTGCCACTGAGGTTCTTTTCTTATGCAGCTATGATGGCTGTGGGAAAACTTTTGTTGATGCAGGTGCTCTTAGGAAACATGCCCACGTGCATGGGGAGAGGCAGTATGTCTGTCACTACGAGGGATGTGGGAAG AAATTTTTAGATAGCTCTAAGTTGAAGAGGCATTTTCTTATTCATACAGGCGAGAAGAACTTCGTCTGCCCTCATGAAGGTTGTGGCAAG GCTTTCTCATTGGATTTTAATTTGAAGGCACACATGAAAACCCATTTTGCGGATAACTATCATATGTGTCCATACCCAGAATGTGGTCGAAGATTTACACAGGAATCTAAACTAAGGGCTCATTTCAGGGCACAGCATGAGAAG TCTGGTGCACAGAATCCAGGTGGGCCTGTAATGAACCGCAATGCACTAGGAGATCACCCTCATAACACAGCGAAATCTCTGGTAACACCACCAGTTCCATCAGCTGATCGTCCGTATGTCTGCCCTTACGATGGGTGTGCCAAGGCATACATTCACGAGTACAAACTTAACCTCCATTTGAAGAAAGAGCACCCCAACCACTATTCAGATGCTGGTGCTCAAGCTGGTCCGTCGAGGGGCACAGTATCGAAGAATTCCCGTAGAAGCAAGCCAAACCTCACAACCAGCATGCCACTCGCCAAGATCTCTAAGCGCAGCGGTTATACGGTGCCATCTCCAGCTGTCAGTATCCCTGAGGAGCATCAGTGGCCAAGGAAGGTGTTGTACGAAGATGATAGTGAGGAGACCGAGGAAGAGGGAGATAACCTTGAGGAGGGGGGATTGAGATACAGAGCTGCTAGCGACGGCGATGACGATGAGGAGACGGAGGAAGAAGAATGA